The proteins below come from a single Orcinus orca chromosome 6, mOrcOrc1.1, whole genome shotgun sequence genomic window:
- the EGFL7 gene encoding epidermal growth factor-like protein 7 isoform X3, translating into MWGSQELLLLWFLVLAAGGTEHVYRPSRRVCVIGAPRGPVSESFVQRVYQPFLTTCDGYRACSTYRTLYRTAYRRSPGPAPARPRYACCPGWKRTSGLPGSCAAAICQPPCQNGGSCVQPGRCHCPAGWQGDTCQTDVDECRAGRGGCPQRCVNTVGSYWCQCREGHSPSVDGALCLPGRGAPRVAPNPATGVGSEVKEEMQRLQSRVDVLEQKLQLVLTPLHSLASRALEHGLPDPGSLLAHSLRQLDRIDSLSEQISFLEEQLGSCSCKKEV; encoded by the exons ATGTGGGGCTCCCAGGAGCTGCTCCTGCTCTGGTTCCTGGTGCTGGCGGCGGGTGGCACCGAGCACGTCTACCGGCCCAG CCGCAGGGTGTGTGTCATCGGGGCTCCCAGGGGCCCCGTGTCCGAGTCCTTTGTGCAGCGTGTGTACCAGCCCTTCCTCACCACCTGCGATGGGTACCGAGCCTGCAGCACCTACCG GACCCTCTACAGGACTGCCTACCGCCGCAGCCCTGGGCCGGCCCCCGCCCGGCCTCGCTATGCCTGCTGCCCCGGCTGGAAGAGGACCAGCGGGCTGCCCGGGTCCTGTGCAGCAG cAATATGCCAGCCACCATGCCAGAATGGGGGGAGCTGTGTCCAGCCCGGCCGCTGTCACTGCCCTGCAGGATGGCAGGGCGACACCTGCCAGACAG ACGTGGATGAGTGCAGGGCTGGAAGGGGCGGCTGTCCCCAGCGCTGTGTCAATACCGTGGGCAGTTACTGGTGTCAGTGCCGAGAGGGGCACAGCCCATCTGTGGACGGGGCACTCTGCCTGCCCGGGAGAGGGGCCCCCAGGGTGGCCCCGAACCCCGCGACAG GAGTGGGCAGTGAGGTGAAGGAGGAAATGCAGAGGCTTCAGTCAAGGGTGGACGTGCTGGAGCAG AAGCTGCAGCTCGTGCTGACCCCGCTTCACAGCCTGGCCTCGCGGGCCCTGGAGCACGGGCTCCCGGACCCGGGCAGCCTCCTGGCCCACTCCCTTCGGCAGCTGGACCGCATTGACTCTCTGAGCGAGCAGATCTCCTTCCtggaggagcagctgggctcCT GTTCTTGCAAGAAGGAGGTGTGA
- the EGFL7 gene encoding epidermal growth factor-like protein 7 isoform X2, translating into MWGSQELLLLWFLVLAAGGTEHVYRPRTLYRTAYRRSPGPAPARPRYACCPGWKRTSGLPGSCAAAICQPPCQNGGSCVQPGRCHCPAGWQGDTCQTDVDECRAGRGGCPQRCVNTVGSYWCQCREGHSPSVDGALCLPGRGAPRVAPNPATGVGSEVKEEMQRLQSRVDVLEQVLARRRCDSPTQAPALATKSPRTPAPPCPALGPALPPLPPGRPPLPRVGRGQCGPSCANPAPAQPALWPCEQSPARPLRPRSRLWGPGGPTAEEGTRASCPGLGPCAAHQAALIIVRIK; encoded by the exons ATGTGGGGCTCCCAGGAGCTGCTCCTGCTCTGGTTCCTGGTGCTGGCGGCGGGTGGCACCGAGCACGTCTACCGGCCCAG GACCCTCTACAGGACTGCCTACCGCCGCAGCCCTGGGCCGGCCCCCGCCCGGCCTCGCTATGCCTGCTGCCCCGGCTGGAAGAGGACCAGCGGGCTGCCCGGGTCCTGTGCAGCAG cAATATGCCAGCCACCATGCCAGAATGGGGGGAGCTGTGTCCAGCCCGGCCGCTGTCACTGCCCTGCAGGATGGCAGGGCGACACCTGCCAGACAG ACGTGGATGAGTGCAGGGCTGGAAGGGGCGGCTGTCCCCAGCGCTGTGTCAATACCGTGGGCAGTTACTGGTGTCAGTGCCGAGAGGGGCACAGCCCATCTGTGGACGGGGCACTCTGCCTGCCCGGGAGAGGGGCCCCCAGGGTGGCCCCGAACCCCGCGACAG GAGTGGGCAGTGAGGTGAAGGAGGAAATGCAGAGGCTTCAGTCAAGGGTGGACGTGCTGGAGCAG GTTCTTGCAAGAAGGAGGTGTGACAGTCCGACCCAGGCCCCCGCTCTGGCCACCAAGAGTCCGAGGACACcggccccaccctgccctgccctgggccctgccctgCCACCTCTCCCACCAGGAAGGCCCCCCCTGCCCCgcgtggggagggggcagtgcgGGCCCTCCTGTGCGAatccagccccagcccagccagcACTCTGGCCTTGTGAGCAGAGCCCGGCCAGACCCCTGCGCCCCCGCAGCCGGCTCTGGGGGCCTGGTGGGCCCACGGCTGAGGAAGGTACGAGGGCTTCCTGCCCAGGGCTTGGCCCCTGTGCTGCTCACCAGGCAGCCCTGATCATCGTCAGAATAAAATAA
- the EGFL7 gene encoding epidermal growth factor-like protein 7 isoform X1 — protein sequence MWGSQELLLLWFLVLAAGGTEHVYRPSRRVCVIGAPRGPVSESFVQRVYQPFLTTCDGYRACSTYRTLYRTAYRRSPGPAPARPRYACCPGWKRTSGLPGSCAAAICQPPCQNGGSCVQPGRCHCPAGWQGDTCQTDVDECRAGRGGCPQRCVNTVGSYWCQCREGHSPSVDGALCLPGRGAPRVAPNPATGVGSEVKEEMQRLQSRVDVLEQVLARRRCDSPTQAPALATKSPRTPAPPCPALGPALPPLPPGRPPLPRVGRGQCGPSCANPAPAQPALWPCEQSPARPLRPRSRLWGPGGPTAEEGTRASCPGLGPCAAHQAALIIVRIK from the exons ATGTGGGGCTCCCAGGAGCTGCTCCTGCTCTGGTTCCTGGTGCTGGCGGCGGGTGGCACCGAGCACGTCTACCGGCCCAG CCGCAGGGTGTGTGTCATCGGGGCTCCCAGGGGCCCCGTGTCCGAGTCCTTTGTGCAGCGTGTGTACCAGCCCTTCCTCACCACCTGCGATGGGTACCGAGCCTGCAGCACCTACCG GACCCTCTACAGGACTGCCTACCGCCGCAGCCCTGGGCCGGCCCCCGCCCGGCCTCGCTATGCCTGCTGCCCCGGCTGGAAGAGGACCAGCGGGCTGCCCGGGTCCTGTGCAGCAG cAATATGCCAGCCACCATGCCAGAATGGGGGGAGCTGTGTCCAGCCCGGCCGCTGTCACTGCCCTGCAGGATGGCAGGGCGACACCTGCCAGACAG ACGTGGATGAGTGCAGGGCTGGAAGGGGCGGCTGTCCCCAGCGCTGTGTCAATACCGTGGGCAGTTACTGGTGTCAGTGCCGAGAGGGGCACAGCCCATCTGTGGACGGGGCACTCTGCCTGCCCGGGAGAGGGGCCCCCAGGGTGGCCCCGAACCCCGCGACAG GAGTGGGCAGTGAGGTGAAGGAGGAAATGCAGAGGCTTCAGTCAAGGGTGGACGTGCTGGAGCAG GTTCTTGCAAGAAGGAGGTGTGACAGTCCGACCCAGGCCCCCGCTCTGGCCACCAAGAGTCCGAGGACACcggccccaccctgccctgccctgggccctgccctgCCACCTCTCCCACCAGGAAGGCCCCCCCTGCCCCgcgtggggagggggcagtgcgGGCCCTCCTGTGCGAatccagccccagcccagccagcACTCTGGCCTTGTGAGCAGAGCCCGGCCAGACCCCTGCGCCCCCGCAGCCGGCTCTGGGGGCCTGGTGGGCCCACGGCTGAGGAAGGTACGAGGGCTTCCTGCCCAGGGCTTGGCCCCTGTGCTGCTCACCAGGCAGCCCTGATCATCGTCAGAATAAAATAA